The following proteins come from a genomic window of Lolium rigidum isolate FL_2022 chromosome 5, APGP_CSIRO_Lrig_0.1, whole genome shotgun sequence:
- the LOC124653736 gene encoding protein SCAI homolog isoform X1, with translation MADGEAAYREFKALVEAADRKFARARDLPLYGSGGGDHHSRKAFKAYTRLWRLQQERRRDLVAAGLRRWEIGEVASRIGQLYYARYLRTAEPRSLVGAYVFYEAIYSRGYFAAPAPGHASGSGSAAGGGGGKHQGLLIRYKELRFIARFLVVAMLMRRAEAVDHLAGRLRSLVHESKSAYPKTNFKEWKQVLQELERFLKADGAYKGSRSLRYDNLFDSYTSNLASIARFHSKRVLKLKEAVLTSYRRNEVKFTELTLDTFRMLQCLEWEPTGSYQIAVKELTENGTMSDQSGPSGLIDIHLSTEISDGNLPSNPQKAIIYHPTVSHLIAVLATICEELSQDSILLIYISASGFPDQNAFQKYASSSSSSARSASAFSTDKPNSHTGSNSHLWLGPRGNGGPNNLYPEDLIPFTRYPLFLVIDSENSHAFKAIHNAEKGEPAALLLSPRISSAMPGAESVCNGGQFTYFLTAPMQAFCQLAGITSDIDVDTYANAENILLSALEQYEETLCTSVGLNIVWGQILPDPFLRRLILRFIFCRAVLFYFHPEEHGEHLPTCLPSLPESVSPNAKAIRTPILLLAENLVVSNRFHFGNRTM, from the exons atggccgacgGCGAGGCCGCGTACAGGGAGTTCAAGGcgctggtggaggcggcggaccgCAAGTTCGCGCGCGCGCGGGACCTGCCGCtctacggcagcggcggcggggaccACCACAGCCGCAAGGCCTTCAAGGCCTACACGCGCCTGTGGCGCCTGCAGCAGGAGCGCCGCCGCGACCTCGTCGCCGCGGGCCTGCGCCGCTGGGAGATCGGCGAGGTCGCCTCGCGGATCGGCCAGCTCTACTACGCGCGCTACCTCCGCACCGCCGAGCCGCGCTCGCTCGTCGGCGCATACGTCTTCTACGAGGCCATCTACAGCCGGGGCTACTTCGCCGCGCCCGCCCCCGGCCAcgcctccggctccggctccgcggcgggaggaggaggagggaagcACCAGGGCCTCCTGATCCGCTACAAGGAGCTGCGCTTCATCGCGCgcttcctcgtcgtcgccatgCTCATGCGCCGGGCCGAGGCGGTGGACCACCTCGCCGGACGCCTACGCTCGCTCGTCCACGAATCCAAGTCGGCCTATCCC AAAACCAACTTCAAGGAATGGAAACAAGTGCTTCAAGAGCTTGAGAGATTCTTGAAAGCTGATGGAGCATACAAGGGGTCTAGATCACTCCGATATGACAATTTGTTTGATTCTTACACATCAAACCTTGCATCTATTGCAAGATTCCATTCGAAACGGGTACTGAAACTGAAGGAAGCTGTATTAACAAGTTACCGCCGAAATGAG GTTAAGTTCACGGAGCTAACTTTGGACACTTTCAGAATGCTACAGTGTTTAGAATGGGAGCCCACAGGGTCTTACCAAATAGCTGTTAAAGAACTTACAGAAAATGGCACTATGAGTGATCAGAGTGGACCCTCTGGTCTGATTGATATTCACCTTTCCACAGAAATCTCTGACGGAAATCTTCCTTCAAATCCTCAAAAAGCAATTATATATCACCCTACAGTCTCTCATCTTATAGCG GTTCTTGCCACAATCTGCGAGGAGCTTTCTCAAGATAGCATTTTACTCATTTATATATCAGCATCAG GCTTTCCTGACCAGAATGCTTTTCAAAAGTATGCGTCTAGCTCCTCATCAAGTGCAAGGTCTGCTTCTGCTTTCTCCACCGATAAGCCAAATTCACATACTGGTTCAAATAGTCATCTATGGCTTGGTCCTCGTGGAAATGGTG GTCCAAACAATCTTTATCCAGAAGACCTGATACCGTTTACAAGATATCCACTCTTCCTTGTAATTGACAGTGAAAATAGCCATGCATTCAAG GCCATACATAATGCAGAGAAAGGAGAGCCAGCTGCCTTACTTCTTTCTCCTAGGATATCATCGGCAATGCCTGGTGCAGAATCTGTGTGTAATGGAGGCCAATTTACGTATTTCCTGACTGCACCGATGCAAGCCTTCTGCCAATTAGCTGGAATAACTTCCGACATTGATGTT GATACATATGCCAATGCTGAAAACATACTTTTGTCTGCTTTGGAGCAATATGAAGAAACCCTCTGTACGTCTGTTGGGCTGAACATTGTTTGGGGACAAATTTTACCTGATCCATTTCTCAGGCGACTGATTCTCAG ATTTATTTTCTGTCGAGCAGTCCTCTTCTATTTTCATCCTGAGGAACATGGTGAACATCTACCAACCTGCTTACCCAGTCTTCCGGAGTCTGTCTCTCCAAACGCTAAGGCCATCAGGACTCCCATCCTTCTACTTGCAGAAAACCTTGTTGTGAGCAATCGGTTTCATTTCGGCAACAGGACAATGTGA
- the LOC124653736 gene encoding protein SCAI-like isoform X2 — MADGEAAYREFKALVEAADRKFARARDLPLYGSGGGDHHSRKAFKAYTRLWRLQQERRRDLVAAGLRRWEIGEVASRIGQLYYARYLRTAEPRSLVGAYVFYEAIYSRGYFAAPAPGHASGSGSAAGGGGGKHQGLLIRYKELRFIARFLVVAMLMRRAEAVDHLAGRLRSLVHESKSAYPKTNFKEWKQVLQELERFLKADGAYKGSRSLRYDNLFDSYTSNLASIARFHSKRVLKLKEAVLTSYRRNEVKFTELTLDTFRMLQCLEWEPTGSYQIAVKELTENGTMSDQSGPSGLIDIHLSTEISDGNLPSNPQKAIIYHPTVSHLIAVLATICEELSQDSILLIYISASGFPDQNAFQKYASSSSSSARSASAFSTDKPNSHTGSNSHLWLGPRGNGGPNNLYPEDLIPFTRYPLFLVIDSENSHAFKAGHT, encoded by the exons atggccgacgGCGAGGCCGCGTACAGGGAGTTCAAGGcgctggtggaggcggcggaccgCAAGTTCGCGCGCGCGCGGGACCTGCCGCtctacggcagcggcggcggggaccACCACAGCCGCAAGGCCTTCAAGGCCTACACGCGCCTGTGGCGCCTGCAGCAGGAGCGCCGCCGCGACCTCGTCGCCGCGGGCCTGCGCCGCTGGGAGATCGGCGAGGTCGCCTCGCGGATCGGCCAGCTCTACTACGCGCGCTACCTCCGCACCGCCGAGCCGCGCTCGCTCGTCGGCGCATACGTCTTCTACGAGGCCATCTACAGCCGGGGCTACTTCGCCGCGCCCGCCCCCGGCCAcgcctccggctccggctccgcggcgggaggaggaggagggaagcACCAGGGCCTCCTGATCCGCTACAAGGAGCTGCGCTTCATCGCGCgcttcctcgtcgtcgccatgCTCATGCGCCGGGCCGAGGCGGTGGACCACCTCGCCGGACGCCTACGCTCGCTCGTCCACGAATCCAAGTCGGCCTATCCC AAAACCAACTTCAAGGAATGGAAACAAGTGCTTCAAGAGCTTGAGAGATTCTTGAAAGCTGATGGAGCATACAAGGGGTCTAGATCACTCCGATATGACAATTTGTTTGATTCTTACACATCAAACCTTGCATCTATTGCAAGATTCCATTCGAAACGGGTACTGAAACTGAAGGAAGCTGTATTAACAAGTTACCGCCGAAATGAG GTTAAGTTCACGGAGCTAACTTTGGACACTTTCAGAATGCTACAGTGTTTAGAATGGGAGCCCACAGGGTCTTACCAAATAGCTGTTAAAGAACTTACAGAAAATGGCACTATGAGTGATCAGAGTGGACCCTCTGGTCTGATTGATATTCACCTTTCCACAGAAATCTCTGACGGAAATCTTCCTTCAAATCCTCAAAAAGCAATTATATATCACCCTACAGTCTCTCATCTTATAGCG GTTCTTGCCACAATCTGCGAGGAGCTTTCTCAAGATAGCATTTTACTCATTTATATATCAGCATCAG GCTTTCCTGACCAGAATGCTTTTCAAAAGTATGCGTCTAGCTCCTCATCAAGTGCAAGGTCTGCTTCTGCTTTCTCCACCGATAAGCCAAATTCACATACTGGTTCAAATAGTCATCTATGGCTTGGTCCTCGTGGAAATGGTG GTCCAAACAATCTTTATCCAGAAGACCTGATACCGTTTACAAGATATCCACTCTTCCTTGTAATTGACAGTGAAAATAGCCATGCATTCAAGGCAG GCCATACATAA